One segment of Candidatus Manganitrophus noduliformans DNA contains the following:
- a CDS encoding response regulator — protein MGASRKRVFVVDDSQTVRKNLSEILVKDGYEVIEAADGTEALKRLGHERFDLILMDLEMPGLTGFELLRIIEAGNLAKDAPILVITGTHKDLDAVHEIKKLGGAGFIDKSLPPEELLFHVSQCLPK, from the coding sequence ATGGGCGCATCCAGGAAGCGGGTGTTTGTCGTCGATGATTCACAGACCGTCCGGAAGAATCTCTCCGAGATTCTTGTAAAAGACGGCTATGAAGTGATAGAAGCGGCTGACGGGACCGAAGCGCTCAAACGGCTCGGTCATGAGCGGTTCGATTTGATTCTCATGGATCTGGAGATGCCCGGGCTGACCGGCTTTGAGCTCCTTCGGATCATCGAAGCGGGAAACCTTGCAAAGGATGCGCCGATCCTGGTGATCACCGGCACTCACAAGGACCTTGATGCGGTGCATGAAATAAAAAAACTCGGCGGGGCGGGATTCATCGATAAGTCATTGCCTCCCGAAGAGCTTCTCTTCCACGTCTCTCAGTGCCTGCCTAAATAA
- a CDS encoding adenine phosphoribosyltransferase, with translation MDLKSKIREVPNFPKEGILFYDITTLLKEPVAYQEVLRRLAAPFIGKKIDKVVAIESRGFIFGAPLAERLGAGLIPVRKPGKLPSDKIEEKYKLEYGSDGLAIHRDAISPGERVLIVDDLLATGGTILTTVNLVRQLEGDIEGVAFVIELLGLKGRDKLKGIPITALISYE, from the coding sequence TTGGATTTAAAATCAAAAATTCGCGAGGTTCCGAACTTTCCGAAAGAGGGGATTCTTTTCTACGATATCACGACCCTCTTGAAGGAGCCGGTCGCTTATCAAGAGGTGCTCCGCCGGTTGGCGGCCCCCTTCATCGGCAAAAAGATCGATAAAGTCGTGGCGATCGAGTCGCGCGGGTTTATCTTCGGCGCGCCGCTCGCCGAGCGGCTGGGGGCCGGCCTGATTCCGGTCCGGAAACCTGGAAAACTTCCCTCCGATAAAATAGAAGAGAAGTATAAACTAGAGTACGGTTCGGACGGTCTGGCAATCCATCGGGACGCCATCTCTCCGGGAGAACGGGTCCTCATCGTCGATGATCTGTTGGCGACCGGCGGGACGATCCTTACCACGGTGAATCTGGTTCGCCAACTCGAGGGAGATATTGAGGGGGTGGCCTTTGTCATCGAGCTGTTAGGATTAAAAGGCCGGGACAAGCTGAAGGGGATTCCGATCACCGCGCTCATCTCCTACGAATAG
- a CDS encoding sigma-70 family RNA polymerase sigma factor, translating to MSEEWVEQEKENIDGEESDEESDGEGFSETEESPAAEYEEEEDRYAPPADAVKTYLRDIRRSTLLTFKEEVMLAKKIAKGDEAARQRMIESNLRLVVSIGKRYMNRGLPFSDIIEEGNIGLIKAVEKYNHRKGFRFSTYASWWIRQSIERAIINQSKLIRLPVHVVERVNHYLSHVEDLVQELGREPQTDEISKKMKIHPEDVDHIQQLLRKTYSLDSPIAANKETALRDVIEDTSQISPITKAEGVRRREDILRWMSLLKDNERQVIVLRFGLEGDEPHTLEEIGKVFGLTRERVRQIESSALRKLRTIITEKTIGPDEIL from the coding sequence ATGAGCGAAGAGTGGGTAGAGCAGGAGAAAGAGAACATCGACGGCGAGGAATCGGACGAAGAGTCCGATGGGGAGGGCTTTTCCGAAACGGAAGAATCTCCCGCGGCCGAATATGAAGAGGAAGAAGACCGTTATGCCCCGCCCGCCGATGCGGTCAAGACCTATCTCCGAGACATCCGCCGCTCGACCCTGCTGACTTTTAAAGAAGAGGTTATGCTCGCCAAAAAAATCGCCAAGGGGGATGAGGCGGCCCGTCAACGGATGATCGAGTCGAACCTTCGGCTGGTGGTGAGTATCGGCAAGCGGTATATGAATCGGGGCCTTCCCTTCTCGGACATTATCGAAGAAGGGAACATCGGCCTGATCAAGGCGGTCGAAAAATATAATCATCGAAAAGGTTTCCGCTTCTCGACCTACGCTTCCTGGTGGATTCGCCAGTCGATCGAGCGGGCGATCATCAATCAGAGCAAGCTGATCCGCCTTCCGGTTCATGTGGTGGAGCGGGTCAATCACTATCTCTCGCACGTCGAAGATCTGGTCCAGGAACTCGGCCGGGAGCCTCAGACGGATGAGATCTCGAAGAAAATGAAGATCCATCCGGAAGATGTCGATCACATCCAGCAGCTGCTCCGGAAGACCTACTCTCTCGACAGCCCCATCGCCGCGAACAAGGAAACGGCCCTCCGGGATGTTATCGAAGATACCAGCCAAATTTCGCCGATCACCAAGGCGGAGGGGGTCCGGAGGCGGGAGGACATTCTCCGCTGGATGTCGTTGCTGAAGGACAATGAGCGGCAGGTGATCGTCCTTCGATTCGGGCTGGAGGGGGATGAGCCGCATACCCTCGAAGAGATCGGCAAGGTTTTTGGGTTGACGCGCGAGCGGGTGCGGCAGATCGAGTCGAGCGCGCTTCGGAAGCTCCGGACCATCATCACCGAGAAGACGATCGGACCGGATGAAATTCTCTAA
- a CDS encoding acylphosphatase, with protein MPQIESIHIYVSGKVQGVGYRDFTQRRAADLQLKGYARNLADGRVEIEVEGERAKIEELVQSLRQGPPRSKVTAVDISWGPSSNRFHAFSIRS; from the coding sequence ATGCCGCAGATCGAATCGATTCACATCTATGTGAGCGGGAAGGTCCAGGGGGTCGGATATCGGGATTTCACGCAACGGCGCGCCGCGGACCTTCAGCTAAAGGGATATGCCCGAAACCTGGCGGACGGCCGGGTGGAGATCGAAGTAGAAGGGGAGAGGGCCAAGATTGAAGAGCTTGTTCAATCCCTCCGGCAGGGTCCGCCGCGATCGAAGGTGACTGCGGTCGACATCTCCTGGGGGCCTTCCTCGAACCGATTTCACGCGTTCTCCATTCGATCTTAA
- the ald gene encoding alanine dehydrogenase, which produces MKVGVPREIKDHEYRVGVTPAGVGALYREGHQFLVEAGAGEGSGIPDAAYRSAGAEIVTSKGSLFDQADLIVKVKEPLPSEYGLFHPGQLLFTYLHMAANPALLEALLKGKVTSIAYETIESADGSRPLLRPMSEVAGRMSVLVGVQYLQKQAGGMGLLLSGVPGVEKGRVTVIGGGVVGKNAAQVALALGASVTVIDENAMRRVYLDDFFRGQVVTLPPYHDVIAEQVAASDLVIGAVARSADKAPHLVTREMVSKMKKGSVVVDVSIDQGGCFETSRPTSHSEPVYEVDGVLHYCVTNMPGAVPRSSTFALTGVTFPYLEALAQLGFKRAIEADPALAAGVNTHDGKVVHPGVAKVFGMKAEKIK; this is translated from the coding sequence ATGAAAGTCGGCGTACCGAGAGAGATTAAAGATCACGAATATCGCGTCGGCGTCACCCCCGCCGGCGTCGGCGCCCTTTACCGAGAAGGCCATCAATTCCTAGTTGAGGCCGGGGCCGGGGAGGGGAGCGGAATCCCCGACGCCGCGTACCGGAGCGCGGGGGCCGAGATCGTTACATCGAAAGGGTCGCTCTTCGATCAGGCAGACCTGATCGTCAAGGTGAAAGAGCCGCTCCCGAGTGAATATGGGCTCTTTCATCCCGGCCAACTTCTTTTTACCTATCTCCATATGGCGGCCAACCCTGCGCTGTTGGAGGCATTGCTCAAAGGAAAGGTCACGTCGATCGCTTATGAGACGATCGAGTCGGCCGACGGCAGCCGTCCTCTTCTCCGGCCGATGAGTGAAGTCGCGGGACGGATGTCGGTCCTGGTCGGCGTCCAGTATCTGCAAAAGCAAGCGGGCGGGATGGGACTGCTCCTCTCCGGCGTGCCCGGGGTGGAAAAGGGACGGGTGACCGTGATCGGGGGGGGTGTCGTCGGGAAGAATGCGGCGCAGGTCGCCCTCGCACTTGGAGCGTCGGTCACCGTGATCGATGAAAACGCCATGCGGCGGGTCTATCTCGACGATTTCTTTCGAGGACAGGTGGTGACCCTCCCTCCGTACCATGATGTCATCGCGGAGCAGGTCGCGGCGAGTGATCTGGTGATCGGAGCGGTGGCCCGATCGGCCGACAAAGCCCCTCATCTGGTGACTCGGGAGATGGTTTCCAAGATGAAAAAAGGGTCGGTGGTGGTCGATGTTTCGATCGATCAAGGGGGCTGTTTCGAAACCTCCCGACCGACGAGCCACTCGGAGCCGGTCTACGAGGTCGACGGCGTCCTGCACTACTGTGTGACGAATATGCCGGGAGCGGTGCCGAGGAGCTCGACCTTCGCGTTGACCGGGGTGACGTTCCCCTATCTTGAAGCATTGGCGCAGCTCGGCTTCAAGCGGGCGATCGAAGCCGACCCGGCCCTGGCGGCCGGCGTCAACACCCACGACGGCAAGGTGGTCCATCCCGGGGTGGCGAAAGTCTTCGGGATGAAGGCTGAAAAGATAAAGTAA
- a CDS encoding BolA family protein codes for MMPAIKSQSDGGSAMSDASEATRQKIERKMKESLGATFVEVIDESWKHAGHAGAAAGGGHFVLQVVSDRFDGISLLNRNRMVFSALQDEMGKEIHALTIKAATPGEWKGAT; via the coding sequence ATGATGCCGGCGATCAAATCTCAGTCGGATGGGGGAAGCGCAATGAGCGACGCCAGTGAGGCAACACGGCAAAAGATCGAGCGGAAAATGAAGGAATCATTGGGGGCGACCTTCGTCGAGGTCATCGATGAGAGCTGGAAACATGCCGGGCATGCGGGGGCGGCCGCGGGGGGAGGGCATTTCGTTTTGCAGGTCGTCTCCGACCGTTTTGATGGAATCTCCCTTCTCAATCGGAACCGGATGGTCTTCTCCGCCTTGCAGGACGAGATGGGAAAAGAGATCCATGCCCTTACGATCAAGGCGGCGACGCCGGGCGAGTGGAAGGGGGCGACCTAA
- a CDS encoding arsenate reductase ArsC — protein MKKILFLCASNATRSQMAEGMARKALADRFEVYSAGIQPIAMHPLAVKIMNEIGIDISGQKSKSINDVPWKEMDMIVTLCGTSSKSLPTLPPTIERLHWPVPDPVTMTSHYGFKSSAEGKQIAFKEVRDMLQKRMEEFVQEHK, from the coding sequence ATGAAAAAAATTTTATTTCTCTGTGCGAGCAACGCCACACGAAGCCAGATGGCGGAAGGGATGGCGCGCAAGGCGCTCGCCGACCGTTTTGAAGTTTACAGCGCGGGAATTCAACCGATCGCAATGCACCCGCTGGCGGTCAAAATCATGAATGAGATCGGGATCGATATTTCCGGGCAAAAAAGCAAATCGATCAACGACGTTCCCTGGAAAGAAATGGACATGATCGTCACCCTCTGCGGCACCTCTTCCAAAAGCCTTCCCACGCTCCCCCCGACGATTGAGCGATTGCACTGGCCCGTTCCCGATCCGGTGACAATGACCTCCCACTATGGTTTCAAGAGTTCGGCGGAGGGAAAACAGATCGCCTTCAAGGAAGTTCGCGACATGCTTCAGAAGCGGATGGAAGAATTCGTGCAAGAACATAAATAA
- a CDS encoding DUF6901 family protein: protein MVTYRYAFAFADGTMKTFDIALDPESLAMQNPAPTYPGWARLDYAPCENCPLDRTRTDYCPVAVNIAGLVDSFKNVISYQEADIVVTTEDRIVFKRTAAQNGLYSILGIYMVTSGCPVLDRLRPMVRFHLPFASIDETVFRSAGMYLLAQYFRKKKGFSAEFAFEGLSKIYREINGVNIGLLRRLQTASNEDANLNALANLDVFAFTLHESTEDSVGALESLFHVYLKE, encoded by the coding sequence ATGGTCACGTATCGATACGCGTTTGCTTTTGCCGATGGGACGATGAAGACGTTCGATATCGCGCTCGATCCGGAATCGTTGGCGATGCAGAACCCCGCTCCGACCTATCCCGGCTGGGCCCGCCTTGACTATGCCCCTTGTGAGAATTGCCCGCTCGATCGAACCCGGACCGACTACTGTCCCGTCGCGGTGAACATCGCCGGCCTGGTCGATTCGTTCAAGAATGTGATCTCCTACCAGGAGGCCGATATCGTGGTGACGACCGAGGACCGGATCGTCTTCAAGCGGACCGCGGCGCAGAACGGCCTCTACTCCATTCTCGGAATTTACATGGTGACAAGCGGTTGTCCCGTGCTCGACCGGCTTCGCCCGATGGTCCGTTTTCATCTCCCCTTCGCTTCGATCGACGAGACGGTTTTCCGATCGGCCGGGATGTATCTTCTGGCGCAATATTTTCGAAAGAAAAAAGGGTTTTCCGCCGAGTTCGCTTTTGAAGGTCTATCGAAAATTTACCGAGAGATCAATGGGGTTAACATCGGCTTGCTGCGCCGCCTCCAAACGGCCTCGAATGAGGACGCCAATCTCAATGCCTTGGCCAATCTCGATGTTTTCGCCTTTACCCTCCACGAGTCGACGGAAGATTCCGTCGGCGCCCTCGAATCGCTCTTCCACGTTTATCTGAAAGAATAA
- the treY gene encoding malto-oligosyltrehalose synthase, whose translation MSQTPPFGKDRIDAFIHAFIARFSDIEIAPAATYRAQFNHRFRFSDAAQIIPYLNDLGITHLYASPYLQARPKSLHGYDICNHNALNPEIGSEADHAGMVDALRRHDLGHILDIVPNHMGVTENQWWLDVLENGRNSPFAHYFDIDWHPIKKELSGKVLLPVLGDQYGKVLENQELKLVFFEGAFWVTYYENRFPISPRTYPRLLRHRLEALEKEMGDDPESLQEYHGITLALLHLPAEIQSDPQRVAEERRQIDWIKRRLAKLYQAEGKIRQFIDANVALFNGRKGDPRSFDLLDQLLNDQSYRLSYWRVASDEINYRRFFDVNELASIAMERKEVFEETHRLIFQFIQEGKLDGLRVDHPDGLYDPVDYFRRLQKRCFVLRGMRQIPEEMPEEERKRVEERLAEAADRFLASRTRPGVRLPYYVIVEKILSKGERLPERWPVHGTVGYEYLNAVNALFVDSRHAKRFDEIYADFNGRKGRFFDIVYERKKFIMNTTMASEINVLSHQLNRLSEKDRLSRDFTLYSLRDAIREVIACFPIYRTYITRLERLEEHDRKFIEMAVTKAKQRSPATDISIFDYLKRILLMQHPEYFTEEDRMEQLAFVQKFQQCTGPIMAKGLEDTTFYVYNRLVSLNEVGGDPQTFGISISDFHAQNAERLERWPYSMLATSTHDTKRSEDVRARINVLSEMPDAWQAAATRWADLNRAKKSELEGDPAPDANEEYLLYQTLLGAWPFGEPSSGEYQEFVKRIQAYMMKASKEAKVNTSWISPNEAYDQALSAFIEAILDPGRSGPFLADFRTLQRKVAHFGIFNSLSQLLLKIASPGVPDLYQGCELFDLSLVDPDNRRPIDYPSRMRRLEGLKKEVMSDLPSPSLIQRLLREKEEGTIKLFVTWRAMNFRRAHRRLFLNGAYLPHEVIGPGKEHLIAFSRKLNQERVVVAAPRFLSVWMDGRLDDPIGAVWEGVDLLLEGEEPGAAYLNVLTGERIEAEEKNGKTVLPFHSIFKTFPLGLLSKQPEA comes from the coding sequence ATGTCGCAGACTCCGCCGTTCGGGAAAGATCGGATCGATGCTTTCATTCACGCTTTCATCGCCCGATTTTCGGACATTGAGATCGCCCCCGCCGCAACCTATCGGGCGCAATTCAATCACCGGTTTCGATTTTCGGATGCCGCGCAGATCATCCCGTATCTGAACGATCTCGGCATCACCCACCTTTATGCCTCTCCCTATCTACAGGCGCGGCCGAAGAGCCTTCACGGATATGACATCTGTAATCATAATGCGCTGAATCCGGAAATCGGGAGCGAGGCCGATCATGCCGGCATGGTCGACGCGCTGCGACGGCATGATCTCGGGCACATCCTCGACATCGTGCCGAACCATATGGGGGTGACGGAAAACCAATGGTGGCTCGATGTTTTGGAAAACGGGCGGAACTCTCCCTTCGCCCACTATTTCGATATCGACTGGCATCCGATCAAAAAAGAGTTGAGCGGAAAAGTCCTCCTTCCCGTGTTGGGCGATCAGTACGGCAAGGTCCTGGAGAATCAAGAGCTGAAGCTGGTTTTCTTCGAGGGGGCGTTCTGGGTGACCTATTACGAAAACCGCTTCCCGATTTCCCCCCGGACCTATCCGAGGCTCTTGAGGCACCGCTTGGAGGCGTTGGAGAAGGAGATGGGCGATGATCCGGAGAGCCTTCAGGAGTATCACGGGATCACGCTTGCCCTGCTCCATCTTCCCGCTGAAATCCAGTCCGATCCCCAGCGGGTCGCGGAAGAGCGCCGCCAGATCGACTGGATCAAGCGACGGTTGGCGAAACTCTATCAGGCAGAGGGGAAAATTCGGCAGTTCATCGACGCGAATGTGGCGCTCTTCAACGGGAGGAAGGGGGACCCGCGGAGCTTCGACCTGCTCGATCAGCTTCTCAACGATCAGTCCTACCGCCTCTCCTACTGGCGGGTCGCTTCGGACGAGATCAACTACCGGCGCTTCTTCGATGTGAACGAGCTCGCCTCCATCGCGATGGAGCGGAAGGAGGTTTTCGAGGAGACGCACCGGTTGATCTTCCAATTCATCCAAGAGGGAAAGCTCGACGGACTTCGGGTCGATCACCCCGACGGTTTGTACGATCCGGTCGATTACTTTCGGCGGCTTCAAAAGCGTTGTTTTGTCCTTCGCGGTATGAGGCAGATCCCGGAGGAAATGCCGGAAGAGGAGAGAAAAAGGGTCGAGGAGCGTCTGGCCGAGGCGGCCGATCGCTTTTTGGCGAGCCGGACCCGGCCGGGGGTGCGGCTGCCCTATTATGTGATCGTCGAGAAAATCCTCAGCAAAGGGGAGCGGCTGCCGGAGCGGTGGCCGGTGCATGGGACGGTCGGGTATGAATATCTCAATGCCGTGAATGCTCTCTTCGTCGACAGCCGCCATGCCAAGCGGTTCGACGAGATTTACGCCGACTTCAACGGAAGGAAGGGCCGCTTCTTCGATATTGTCTACGAACGGAAGAAATTCATCATGAACACCACGATGGCGAGCGAGATCAATGTCCTCTCCCACCAGCTGAATCGGCTCTCCGAAAAAGACCGGCTCTCGCGCGATTTTACCCTCTACAGCCTGCGGGACGCGATCCGCGAGGTGATCGCCTGTTTTCCGATCTACCGGACGTATATCACCAGGCTGGAACGCCTCGAAGAGCACGACCGGAAATTCATCGAGATGGCGGTGACGAAGGCCAAACAGCGAAGCCCGGCGACCGACATCTCCATCTTCGATTACCTCAAGCGGATCCTCCTCATGCAGCATCCCGAATACTTCACCGAGGAGGATCGGATGGAGCAACTCGCCTTCGTCCAAAAATTCCAACAGTGCACCGGCCCGATCATGGCCAAGGGGTTGGAAGATACTACCTTTTATGTCTACAACCGACTGGTCTCGTTGAACGAGGTGGGAGGAGACCCGCAGACCTTCGGCATCTCGATTTCCGATTTTCATGCGCAGAATGCGGAGCGGCTGGAGCGGTGGCCCTATTCGATGCTCGCCACATCGACGCACGATACGAAACGGAGCGAGGATGTCCGCGCCCGGATCAATGTGCTCTCCGAAATGCCGGACGCGTGGCAGGCGGCGGCGACGCGATGGGCCGATCTCAACCGCGCGAAGAAGTCGGAACTGGAGGGAGATCCGGCGCCCGACGCCAACGAGGAGTATCTTCTCTATCAAACGCTGCTCGGCGCCTGGCCGTTCGGGGAGCCTTCATCGGGTGAATATCAAGAATTCGTGAAGCGGATTCAGGCCTATATGATGAAAGCCTCGAAGGAGGCGAAGGTGAATACCAGCTGGATCAGCCCCAACGAGGCATATGATCAGGCCCTGTCGGCCTTCATCGAGGCGATTTTAGATCCCGGTCGATCGGGCCCTTTCTTGGCCGACTTCCGGACACTGCAAAGGAAAGTGGCCCATTTCGGGATCTTCAACAGCCTCTCGCAGCTGTTGCTGAAGATCGCCTCTCCGGGGGTTCCCGATCTCTATCAAGGCTGCGAGCTGTTCGATTTAAGCCTGGTCGATCCCGACAACCGGCGGCCGATCGACTATCCTTCCCGGATGCGACGCCTGGAGGGGCTCAAAAAGGAGGTGATGTCCGATCTCCCCTCCCCTTCGCTGATCCAGCGTCTTCTTCGAGAAAAAGAAGAGGGGACGATTAAACTTTTCGTGACCTGGCGGGCGATGAATTTCCGCCGCGCGCATCGCCGCCTGTTTTTAAACGGAGCCTACCTTCCGCATGAGGTGATCGGGCCGGGCAAGGAGCATCTGATCGCCTTTTCCAGGAAATTGAATCAGGAACGGGTGGTCGTAGCCGCCCCGCGTTTTCTCTCCGTATGGATGGATGGGCGTTTGGATGATCCGATCGGAGCGGTGTGGGAGGGGGTCGATCTTCTTCTCGAAGGGGAAGAGCCCGGCGCGGCCTATCTGAATGTGCTGACCGGGGAGCGAATAGAGGCGGAGGAGAAGAACGGGAAAACCGTCCTCCCTTTTCATTCGATCTTCAAGACATTCCCTCTCGGTCTTCTAAGCAAGCAGCCGGAAGCATAA
- the guaA gene encoding glutamine-hydrolyzing GMP synthase — MSSSTPKILILDFGSQYTQLIARRVRESRVYSEIVPYHLPLKEIEAAQPSGIILSGGPSSVYDRKAPLCDPGLFKLSVPILGICYGMQLMTHLLGGKVARATKREYGRADLLIDDSSDLFKGLPNRTSVWMSHGDRIETLPPGFQAIARTDNSPAAAMKDPRRNFFALQFHPEVVHTPQGREILQNFLYHIAGCKPTWDMGSFLREAEKTIAAQIGAGKAICALSGGVDSSVAAVLVQRVIGKRLTCIFVDNGLLRKEEAKRVLDTFKKNLKLNIRFIDASDRFLKRLSADSHPERKRKIIGKEFIRVFDEEAKKVGKVDFLVQGTLYPDVIESVSLKGPSATIKTHHNVGGLPKRMRLKLVEPLRMLFKDEVRRLGVELGIPEVLLYRHPFPGPGLAVRVLGKITKERLDRLREADAIFEEEIRKAGLYNAIWQAFAVYLPVHSVGVMGDERTYENAIALRAVTSQDGMTADWADIPHDVLKRISSRIINEVKGINRVVYDISSKPPSTIEWE; from the coding sequence ATGTCATCGTCCACACCTAAAATTCTTATCCTCGATTTCGGATCGCAGTATACCCAGCTCATCGCCCGCCGCGTGCGGGAGAGCAGGGTTTACTCCGAGATCGTCCCGTATCATCTTCCGCTGAAAGAGATTGAAGCGGCGCAGCCGAGCGGGATCATTCTCTCCGGCGGACCGTCTAGCGTCTACGATAGAAAAGCCCCCCTCTGCGATCCGGGCCTTTTCAAGCTTTCCGTTCCGATCTTGGGGATCTGCTACGGGATGCAGTTGATGACCCATCTTCTCGGCGGAAAGGTGGCCCGGGCGACAAAGCGGGAGTACGGCCGGGCCGACCTGCTGATCGATGACTCCTCCGATCTCTTTAAAGGATTGCCGAACCGAACCTCCGTCTGGATGAGCCACGGCGATCGGATCGAAACGCTTCCTCCCGGGTTCCAAGCGATCGCCCGGACCGACAACTCCCCCGCCGCCGCGATGAAAGACCCGCGGCGGAATTTCTTCGCCCTCCAGTTCCATCCGGAGGTGGTCCACACCCCGCAGGGAAGAGAGATCCTTCAGAACTTCCTCTATCACATCGCCGGCTGCAAACCGACGTGGGACATGGGCTCCTTCTTGAGAGAAGCGGAGAAAACCATTGCGGCGCAGATCGGAGCGGGGAAGGCGATTTGCGCCCTCAGCGGCGGGGTCGACTCCAGCGTGGCGGCCGTCCTCGTCCAGCGGGTGATCGGAAAGCGGCTGACCTGCATCTTTGTCGATAACGGCCTCTTGCGGAAGGAGGAGGCGAAGCGGGTCCTCGATACCTTCAAGAAAAATCTCAAGCTGAACATCCGCTTCATCGATGCTTCCGATCGCTTTCTCAAACGGCTTTCGGCCGACAGCCATCCGGAGCGGAAGCGGAAGATCATCGGGAAGGAGTTCATCCGGGTCTTCGACGAGGAGGCCAAAAAGGTCGGCAAGGTCGATTTCCTGGTGCAGGGGACCCTCTATCCAGACGTCATCGAGAGTGTTTCATTGAAAGGTCCCTCCGCGACGATCAAGACCCATCACAACGTCGGCGGACTTCCGAAACGGATGCGCCTCAAGCTGGTCGAGCCGCTTCGGATGCTCTTCAAAGATGAGGTCCGGCGGCTGGGGGTCGAGCTCGGCATTCCGGAGGTGCTGCTCTATCGGCATCCCTTCCCCGGTCCGGGCCTGGCGGTGCGGGTCCTTGGGAAGATCACCAAGGAACGGCTCGATCGATTGCGCGAGGCCGACGCCATTTTCGAGGAAGAGATCCGGAAAGCCGGTCTCTACAATGCGATCTGGCAGGCCTTCGCCGTCTATCTGCCGGTTCACAGCGTCGGGGTGATGGGGGACGAGCGGACATATGAGAATGCCATCGCGCTGCGCGCCGTCACCAGCCAGGACGGGATGACCGCCGACTGGGCCGACATCCCGCACGACGTTCTCAAACGGATCTCCAGCCGGATCATCAACGAGGTCAAAGGGATCAACCGGGTCGTTTACGACATCTCCTCCAAGCCCCCCAGCACCATCGAATGGGAGTAG